ACCTGCTGGCGCGCTGAGCCTTCGATAGTCGGCTGACGGGAGCGCGAGCAACCCCGCGCACGCCTCCGGGCTCGTGCGTAGCGTCGCTCTCACGGCGTGGCACGCCACGTCGCACGGGAGGGGGAGCGATGGCGGTGCGCGACGCCGACGATGGCAGCAGGTCGACCGGGGGACCGCGCGTGAGCGTCGTCGTGCCGGTCAAGGACGATGCGATCCATCTCGAGGCCTGCCTGCGCGGACTCGCCCAGCAGTCGACGACGGTGCACGAGGTCGTCGTCGTCGACAACGGGTCGACCGACGACTCCGCGGCCGTCGCGCGAGCGGCAGGCGCGGTCGTCGTCCCCTGCGACGCTCCCGGCATCCCCGCCGCGGCTGCCCGCGGCTACGACGCCGCGACCGGCGACGTGATCCTGCGACTCGACGCCGACTGCCGACCCGATGGCGCATGGGTCGCGCGCATGCTCGACCTGCTCGCCGCCGATCCGCGCGCGGCCGCCGTGTCGGGCCGTGCGACCTTCGTCGATGGTCCGCGAGCGCTGCGGAGACCGCTCGCCGCCCTCTACCTCGGCACCTACGTGGTGCTCGCATCCCTCGCGCTCGGGCATCCGCCGCTCTTCGGCTCCAACATGGCGATGCGCCGGGATGCGTGGCTCGCGGCCAGCCCGCACGTGCACCGCGACGACCCCGAGCTGCACGACGACCTCGACCTCGCCTTCCATCTCGGCGAGCGCGACGGCATCCGCTGGAGCACGGCGACCGGGATGGGCATGTCGATGCGTCCCTTCGGCACGGGGCGCGGGCTCGGGCGGCGTCTCGTGCGCGGGCTGCGCACGGTCGCCGTGCACTGGCCTGTCGACTTCCCGCCCCATCGATGGGCGCGCAGGGCCACCGTGGCGTTCGAGGCGACTAGCGCCGCCGCACGCGTCGCCCGCGGGCGGGAGCGCGCATGACCTCGATCCTCGGCGACGTCGACGAGCGGGCGCTGCACGTCGCGACCTGGAACATCCGCAGGCGCACGCCCGCGATGCGCCCCGCCGATCGGTGGCGCGAGCGCGCGCCGCGACTGCGCGCCGCCCTGCGCGCCGAGCAGCCGCACGTGCTCGCGGTGCAGGAGGCGATGCCCGACCAGGCGACGTTCGTGCGCGACGCCCTCGGCCCCGGGCATCGCGTGCTCGGTCGTGGCCGCGACGCGCGCGGCGACGACGAGGCGTGCCTGCTCGTCGTCGACGAGTCGCGCGTCGAGGTGCTCGACTGGTGGCAGCAGGCGCTGTCGGACGAGCCGGATCGTGCGGGCTCGCGATCGTGGGGCAACGTGCTGCCGCGCGTGCTCGTCGCCGCCGAGCTGCGCGACCGCGTCAGCGGCGCACCGCTGCTCGCGGTCTCGACGCATCTGTCGTTGACCTCGCAGCGTGCGCGGGTGCGGTCGGCCGCGGCGATCCGCGACGTCGTCGCCGCGCGCGACATGCCTGCCATCGTGCTCGGCGACCTCAACGCGGGCGAGCGCTCGCGCACGCTCGACGCGCTGCTCGCCGATGGCCTGCTGCACGACGCGTGGGACGTCGCCGCCGAGCGCACGACGCCGCAGTGGGCGACGCGACCGGCGTATCGTGCGCCGCGCGAGGGTGGCAGGAGGCTCGACTGGATCCTCGTGGGGCCGGGCGTCGACGTGCGCCGGGTCGCGATCGACGATCGGGCGTTCGGGGGCGGCTGGCCCTCCGACCACCTGGGCGTGCACGCCCGCGTGCGCCTCGACGGGGCCGTCGGATGACGACGGCGCGCGGGAGGGCTTGCGAGCGGCTCCGCGCCGACCTGCTGCGGCGGCCGGCGACGGCGTGGGAGGTGCTCGCCGACGTCGTGCGGGTGGCAGGGGTCGTGAGCATCGTCGTCGCGGGCGTCGGAGGGGGAGCGACGGACGCCGCGGTGCTGCTGCTCGCCGCGTCCGCGTCGCTGCTGCCGCGCATGCTGGGCCTGCGCGGCGGGCTCGACGCCGGCTTCGGCCTCGTCGTGCTCGTCGCCGCGTGGAGCGGCGTGCTCGACCTCTACACGAGCATCGCGTGGTGGGACGTCGCGGTGCACGTCGTCTGCACGGGCGTCGTGTCGATCGTCGCCCTCGTCGTGCTGGCGCGGGCCGGCGCCATCGCGCCGCCTCGGTCGTCGTCGACGTGGATGCCGGTCGTGCTCGCGACCACGGTCGGGCTCGCGCTCTCGGCGCTGTGGGAGATCGTGGAGTGGCTGGGCCACACGCTCGTCGACTCGCAGATCTTCGTCGCGTACGACGACACGATCGGCGACGTCGTCGCCGGCGGCGTCGGCGCCCTGCTGGGCGGCGTCGTCGCGGGGCTCGTGCGGCTCGAACGCGTCAGGGCAGACGCGGGTCGAGCACCGTGATGCCCGCCGCGGGCGCGTCGGCGCCGACGAGCGTCGCCGCCTCGGCGAGGCCCACGGTGCGCTGCACGAGCCGCTGCGGCCGCAGCGCGCCGCTCGCCACGAGCTCGAGCAGCCGCGGGTAGTCGTGCGCGGACATGCCGTGGCTGCCCAGCACCTCGAGCTCCCAGCCGATGACGCGACCGAGCGGCAGCGCCGGAGGAACGCCGGCGAGGAGCCCCACCTGCACGTGCCGACCGAGGCGGCGCAGCGACAGCACGCTCGACACCGCCGTCTCGGCGCTGCCGACGGCGTCGAGCGACACGTGCGCGCCGCCCGTGCGCACGACGACGTCGGCCACCGCGTCGTCGCCTGCGACGACCGTCGCCTCGGCGCCCAGCTCGCGCGCGAGGTCGAGGGCATCCGACGAGCGGTCGATCGCCACGACGCGCGCCCCGAGGGCCGTCGCGATCATGACGGCGCTCAGGCCCACGCCGCCAGCGCCCCACACCGCGACCCACTCGCCCGACTGCACGCGTGCTCGCGACGTCAGCGCGCGGAACGCGGTGGCGAAGCGGCAGCCCAGGCTCGCTGCCGACGCCTCGTCGATGTCGTCGGGCAACGCCACGAGGTTGGCGTCGGCAGCGCGCACCGCGACGAGCTCGGCGTGGGATCCGGGATGCGTGAAGCCCGGCTGCGTCTGGTCGGGGCAGACCTGCGCCTGGCCAGCCAGGCACCAGCTGCACCTCCCGCAGCCGTGCACGAACGGCACGGTGACGCGATCGCCGACGCGCCAGCCGACGACGCCCGCGCCGACCTCGGCGATCGTGCCTGCGAGCTCGTGCCCGGGCACGTGCGGCAGCGTCACCGAGTCGTCGTGACCCGCCCACGCGTGTCGATCGCTGCGGCACAGGCCCGAGGCGGCGACGCGCACGACCACGCCGCCGTCGGGCGCGACGGGATCGGGCAGGTCCTGCACGCCGACGGGGCCGCCGAACCGGTCGTAGACGAGCGCGCGCATGGCC
The sequence above is a segment of the Agrococcus jejuensis genome. Coding sequences within it:
- a CDS encoding glycosyltransferase family 2 protein; translation: MAVRDADDGSRSTGGPRVSVVVPVKDDAIHLEACLRGLAQQSTTVHEVVVVDNGSTDDSAAVARAAGAVVVPCDAPGIPAAAARGYDAATGDVILRLDADCRPDGAWVARMLDLLAADPRAAAVSGRATFVDGPRALRRPLAALYLGTYVVLASLALGHPPLFGSNMAMRRDAWLAASPHVHRDDPELHDDLDLAFHLGERDGIRWSTATGMGMSMRPFGTGRGLGRRLVRGLRTVAVHWPVDFPPHRWARRATVAFEATSAAARVARGRERA
- a CDS encoding endonuclease/exonuclease/phosphatase family protein, which codes for MTSILGDVDERALHVATWNIRRRTPAMRPADRWRERAPRLRAALRAEQPHVLAVQEAMPDQATFVRDALGPGHRVLGRGRDARGDDEACLLVVDESRVEVLDWWQQALSDEPDRAGSRSWGNVLPRVLVAAELRDRVSGAPLLAVSTHLSLTSQRARVRSAAAIRDVVAARDMPAIVLGDLNAGERSRTLDALLADGLLHDAWDVAAERTTPQWATRPAYRAPREGGRRLDWILVGPGVDVRRVAIDDRAFGGGWPSDHLGVHARVRLDGAVG
- a CDS encoding alcohol dehydrogenase catalytic domain-containing protein; the encoded protein is MRALVYDRFGGPVGVQDLPDPVAPDGGVVVRVAASGLCRSDRHAWAGHDDSVTLPHVPGHELAGTIAEVGAGVVGWRVGDRVTVPFVHGCGRCSWCLAGQAQVCPDQTQPGFTHPGSHAELVAVRAADANLVALPDDIDEASAASLGCRFATAFRALTSRARVQSGEWVAVWGAGGVGLSAVMIATALGARVVAIDRSSDALDLARELGAEATVVAGDDAVADVVVRTGGAHVSLDAVGSAETAVSSVLSLRRLGRHVQVGLLAGVPPALPLGRVIGWELEVLGSHGMSAHDYPRLLELVASGALRPQRLVQRTVGLAEAATLVGADAPAAGITVLDPRLP